A genomic window from Hypomesus transpacificus isolate Combined female chromosome 15, fHypTra1, whole genome shotgun sequence includes:
- the exosc5 gene encoding exosome complex component RRP46 isoform X2, translating into MEVCNNPCLMLREFGCEQSLLSRPDGSSSFVQGDSSVLAGVYGPAEVKISKEIYDRATLEVVIRPKVGLPSVMERAREQCVRETCEASLLSTLHPRSSLTLILQVVHDDGSLLSCFLNAACMALMDAGLPMSCLFCGVTCAIDTEGQIITDPTLTQEKESRALLTFAIDSTEHRVMMSSTKGSFSVHELQQCIAVSQKASEKIFQFYRESVRQRYSKTI; encoded by the exons ATGGAGGTCTGTAACAATCCGTGTCTCATGCTTAGGGAATTTGGCTGTGAACAAAGTTTATTGTCGCGACCGGATGGCTCTTCCTCGTTTGTCCAAG GGGATTCCAGTGTGTTGGCAGGGGTGTACGGACCAGCAGAGGTGAAAATCAGCAAGGAGATCTACGACAGAGCAACTTTGGAGGTAGTAATACGACCCAAAGTAGGACTACCAA GTGTAATGGAGCGAGCACGAGAGCAGTGTGTGCGAGAAACTTGTGAGGCATCTTTACTCTCGACTCTTCATCCTcgttcctctctcacactcatcctTCAAGTCGTTCACGATGATGGCTCG CTGTTGTCATGCTTCCTGAATGCTGCCTGCATGGCCCTGATGGATGCAGGACTGCCAATGAGCTGCCTTTTTTGTGGAGTGACCTGTGCTATCGACACAGAGGGTCAGATCATTACTGACCCCACATTAACTCAGGAGAAG GAAAGTCGAGCTTTGTTGACGTTTGCTATTgacagcacagagcacagagtGATGATGTCATCTACCAAAGGATCTTTTTCAGTCCATGAG CTTCAGCAGTGCATAGCAGTCAGCCAGAAAGCCTCAGAGAAGATCTTCCAGTTCTACAGAGAGTCTGTCAGGCAACGATATTCCAAAACCATCTAA
- the exosc5 gene encoding exosome complex component RRP46 isoform X1, with product MEVCNNPCLMLREFGCEQSLLSRPDGSSSFVQGIIDLSVSVCLSEGDSSVLAGVYGPAEVKISKEIYDRATLEVVIRPKVGLPSVMERAREQCVRETCEASLLSTLHPRSSLTLILQVVHDDGSLLSCFLNAACMALMDAGLPMSCLFCGVTCAIDTEGQIITDPTLTQEKESRALLTFAIDSTEHRVMMSSTKGSFSVHELQQCIAVSQKASEKIFQFYRESVRQRYSKTI from the exons ATGGAGGTCTGTAACAATCCGTGTCTCATGCTTAGGGAATTTGGCTGTGAACAAAGTTTATTGTCGCGACCGGATGGCTCTTCCTCGTTTGTCCAAG GTATAATCGATCTGTCTGTGTCCGTGTGTCTTTCCGAAGGGGATTCCAGTGTGTTGGCAGGGGTGTACGGACCAGCAGAGGTGAAAATCAGCAAGGAGATCTACGACAGAGCAACTTTGGAGGTAGTAATACGACCCAAAGTAGGACTACCAA GTGTAATGGAGCGAGCACGAGAGCAGTGTGTGCGAGAAACTTGTGAGGCATCTTTACTCTCGACTCTTCATCCTcgttcctctctcacactcatcctTCAAGTCGTTCACGATGATGGCTCG CTGTTGTCATGCTTCCTGAATGCTGCCTGCATGGCCCTGATGGATGCAGGACTGCCAATGAGCTGCCTTTTTTGTGGAGTGACCTGTGCTATCGACACAGAGGGTCAGATCATTACTGACCCCACATTAACTCAGGAGAAG GAAAGTCGAGCTTTGTTGACGTTTGCTATTgacagcacagagcacagagtGATGATGTCATCTACCAAAGGATCTTTTTCAGTCCATGAG CTTCAGCAGTGCATAGCAGTCAGCCAGAAAGCCTCAGAGAAGATCTTCCAGTTCTACAGAGAGTCTGTCAGGCAACGATATTCCAAAACCATCTAA
- the bckdha gene encoding 2-oxoisovalerate dehydrogenase subunit alpha, mitochondrial, which produces MATLRCINNMYGVCFRAIRSKPGLKSSRLLQQRAFRVNEVQHQQPFDSTTEKPQFPGASADFIEHLEFIQPNVISGIPIYRVMDRAGQIINPSEDPQLSKETVLNFYQKMTLLNTMDRILYESQRQGRISFYMTNYGEEGTHIGSAAALDPNDLVFGQYREAGVLMYRGFPLDMFMAQCYANADDLGKGRQMPVHYGSKDLNFVTISSPLATQIPQAAGAAYAAKRENSNRAVICYFGEGAASEGDAHAGFNFSATLECPLIFFCRNNGYAISTPTNEQYRGDGIAARGPGYGMMSIRVDGNDVFAVYNATKEARRRAVAENQPFLIEAMTYRIGHHSTSDDSSAYRSVDEVNYWDKQDHPISRLRHYMNAHSWWSEEDERSWRKQSRKMVMEAFEKAEKRLKPNPDLLFSDVYEEMTPILNKQKEAMWRHVHQYKEHYPLDVFEK; this is translated from the exons ATGGCGACCTTAAGATGCATAAATAATATGTATGGCGTCTGTTTTCGTGCAATTCGCTCAAAACCTGGTTTGAAATCATCAAGGCTTTTACAGCAGAGAGCGTTCAGAGTCAAT GAAGTCCAACACCAACAGCCTTTTGACTCAACCACAGAGAAGCCACAGTTTCCAGGAGCTTCTGCAGACTTTATCGAGCACCTGGAGTTCATCCAACCCAATGTTATCTCTGGCATCCCGATTTACAGGGTGATGGACAGGGCTGGGCAGATCATAAACCCGTCTGAAGACCCACAG CTCTCCAAGGAAACAGTTTTGAACTTTTATCAGAAAATGACTCTGCTCAACACAATGGACCGCATTCTGTATGAATCTCAGAGGCAG GGTCGAATCTCCTTCTACATGACCAACTACGGAGAGGAGGGGACCCACATTGGCAGTGCTGCTGCTCTGGACCCTAACGACCTGGTCTTTGGCCAGTACAGGGAAGCTG GAGTACTTATGTACCGTGGGTTCCCCCTGGACATGTTCATGGCGCAGTGCTATGCCAACGCTGATGACCTCGGCAAAGGCAGGCAGATGCCTGTCCACTACGGTAGCAAGGACCTGAACTTCGTCaccatctcttctcctctggcCACGCAGATTCCTCAAG CTGCTGGGGCTGCCTATGCAGCCAAGAGGGAGAACTCAAACCGCGCGGTCATCTGCTACTTTGGAGAAGGAGCCGCTAGCGAGGGAGACGCCCATGCCGGCTTCAACTTCTCTGCCACTCTGGAATGCCCTCTCATATTCTTCTGTCGCAACAATGGATATGCCATCTCTACCCCCACCAACGAGCAGTACAGAGGGGACGGGATAG ctgcTCGTGGACCAGGATATGGCATGATGTCCATCCGTGTTGATGGCAATGATGTCTTTGCCGTGTACAATGCAACAAAAGAAGCCCGTCGCAGAGCTGTTGCAGAGAACCAGCCGTTCCTCATCGAGGCAATGACCTACAG AATTGGTCACCACAGCACCAGTGACGACAGCTCAGCCTACCGCTCTGTGGATGAGGTGAATTACTGGGACAAGCAGGACCATCCCATCTCCCGCCTGAGACACTACATGAACGCCCACAGCTGGTGGAGCGAGGAGGACGAGCGGAGCTGGAGGAAGCAGTCCCGCaagatggtgatggaggcctTTGAGAAGGCGGAGAAGAGGCTGAAACCTAACCCCGACCTGCTTTTCTCAGACGTGTACGAGGAGATGACCCCCATCCTGAACAAGCAGAAGGAGGCCATGTGGAGGCACGTGCACCAATACAAGGAGCATTACCCCCTCGACGTGTTCGAAAAGTAA
- the b3gnt2l gene encoding N-acetyllactosaminide beta-1,3-N-acetylglucosaminyltransferase 2: MRPRIKRLGAVLAMVVLISFVYYFSYHYPEVILGYTATKEGSVIPTTQDNDIATPIHQQDRDTEKTVFVSTASAVQNVVPLLVSDSFRKAVVQNTAFWNRKLMSFIKQLDKGDNSEKPKLSWSNCRETNEELLKTNMHDFSTYPDLHKDFLYGLDCRDPAMMINQPDKCSGGEEKVDNLLILFAIKSTPQNFEQRQVVRQTWGREGRYEGGVKLRTVFLLGSSARDDPDLGQLIAFEANHFQDLLQWDFHESFFNLTLKEQVFYRWTMEHCSGVSFVFKGDDDVFVNRQAIFRYLKSLSPEQTSKLYAGQIIKSATPLHDPQSKYYIPSTFFDGPYPPYAGGGGFLFSGSLIQPLYSISQLIPLFPIDDVYTGMCFQAIGITPTEHQGFKTFDIQEHDRENLCIHKDLLLVHKRSPQQTMKLWRGVNSPLLTC, translated from the coding sequence ATGAGGCCTAGGATAAAACGCCTTGGTGCCGTGCTAGCTATGGTCGTCCTCATCAGCTTTGTCTACTACTTCTCATACCACTATCCTGAGGTGATTCTGGGCTACACGGCTACAAAGGAGGGTTCAGTCATTCCCACCACACAGGACAATGACATTGCCACACCCATTCACCAGCAGGACAGGGACACCGAAAAAACGGTCTTTGTTTCAACAGCTTCTGCTGTCCAGAATGTAGTGCCTCTGTTGGTCTCGGACAGCTTCAGGAAGGCAGTTGTTCAGAACACGGCCTTCTGGAACCGTAAATTGATGTCCTTCATAAAGCAGCTTGACAAGGGGGATAACTCAGAGAAACCCAAACTCAGTTGGTCGAATTGTAGAGAAACAAATGAAGAACTGCTGAAAACAAACATGCACGACTTCAGCACTTATCCAGATCTGCACAAAGACTTCTTGTATGGCCTTGACTGCAGAGATCCAGCCATGATGATCAATCAGCCAGATAAGTGCAGTGGCGGTGAGGAGAAAGTGGACAACCTCCTAATACTTTTCGCCATCAAATCCACTCCACAGAACTTTGAGCAAAGACAGGTGGTGAGGCAGACGTGGGGGCGGGAAGGCAGGTATGAAGGTGGGGTGAAGCTTCGCACCGTGTTCCTCCTGGGTTCCTCCGCCCGGGACGATCCCGACCTCGGGCAGTTGATAGCGTTTGAGGCGAATCACTTCCAAGATTTGCTCCAATGGGATTTTCACGAGTCTTTTTTCAATTTGACCCTCAAAGAGCAGGTGTTTTACAGGTGGACCATGGAACATTGTTCGGGAGTTTCCTTTGTTTTTAAAGGGGATGATGACGTGTTTGTCAATAGACAAGCTATTTTCCGCTACTTGAAGTCTTTGTCGCCTGAACAGACCTCCAAGCTCTACGCGGGGCAAATTATCAAATCAGCCACTCCCTTACATGATCCTCAAAGCAAGTACTACATACCTTCGACCTTTTTCGATGGACCCTACCCTCCCTACGCGGGAGGTGGAGGATTTCTCTTCTCAGGCAGCCTAATCCAGCCCCTCTACAGCATCTCACAGCTGATCCCTCTGTTCCCTATCGATGACGTCTATACCGGGATGTGTTTTCAGGCCATCGGGATCACGCCAACGGAACACCAAGGCTTCAAGACTTTTGACATTCAGGAGCACGATAGGGAGAATCTGTGTATCCACAAGGACCTGCTTCTGGTACACAAGCGTTCTCCACAGCAGACGATGAAGCTGTGGAGGGGTGTGAATAGCCCTCTGCTAACATGCTGA
- the napab gene encoding N-ethylmaleimide-sensitive factor attachment protein, alpha b, with translation MDNSGKEKEALVLMAEAEKKVKSSQSFFGGLFGGSSKMEEACDLYARAANMFKMAKNWCAAGNAFSQAALLHLQMQSKHDAASNFIDAGNSFKKADPQEAINCLNRAIEIYTDMGRFTIAAKHHITIAEVYETELVDIDKAIAHYEQAADYYKGEESISSANKCLLKVATYAAQLEQYPKAIEIYEQIGTYAMDSTLLKYSAKDYFFKAALCHFCVDMLNAKLAMQKYEEMFPAFSDSREYKLLKKLLDAYEEQNVEAYTDSVKEYDTISRLDQWLTTMLLRIKKTIQDDESDLR, from the exons ATGGATAACtctggaaaagaaaaagaagcattGGTTCTAATGGCTGAAGCTGAAAAAAAGGTTAAATCTTCCCAGTCGTTTTTTGGGGGTCTTTTTGG AGGCTCCTCGAAGATGGAGGAGGCGTGTGACCTGTATGCAAGGGCCGCCAATATGTTCAAGATGGCCAAGAATTGGTGTG CTGCAGGAAATGCATTTTCTCAGGCTGCCCTCCTTCATCTGCAAATGCAAAGCAAACATGATGCGGCTAGTAACTTTATTGATGCTGGGAATTCTTTCAAAAAGGCTGATCCACAAG AGGCCATCAACTGTCTAAACCGGGCTATCGAGATATACACAGACATG GGAAGGTTCACAATTGCTGCAAAACATCACATTACCATCGCCGAAGTTTATGAGACTGAACTGGTGGACATTGACAAG GCCATTGCTCACTATGAACAGGCAGCAGACTATTACAAAGGAGAGGAGTCCATTAG CTCAGCTAACAAGTGCCTTCTCAAAGTGGCAACCTACGCAGCTCAGCTGGAGCAGTACCCAAAAGCTATCGAGATCTATGAGCAG ATTGGAACTTATGCAATGGACAGCACCCTTCTGAAGTACAGTGCAAAGGACTACTTCTTCAAAGCAGCACTCTGTCACTTCTGTGTGGATATGCTGAATGCCAAA CTTGCTATGCAAAAGTATGAAGAAATGTTTCCCGCCTTTTCCGATTCTCGAGAATACAAACTGCTAAAG AAACTTTTAGATGCCTATGAGGAACAGAACGTGGAAGCGTATACTGATTCA GTAAAGGAATATGACACTATTTCACGGTTGGACCAGTGGCTCACTACTATGCTTCTCCGTATCAAGAAAACCATACAGGACGACGAGAGCGACCTTCGTTAA